The following proteins come from a genomic window of Tepidiforma thermophila:
- a CDS encoding GNAT family N-acetyltransferase has translation MDESEAAGPAPLPLITAEEFEALAPEWEALAREAPGATPFHLPGWHRAWLRVFRPAGEAVFLSIRREERLIGAAALDLSPAGARELGDPEVRDYAGPLALPGEEDAVAAGILEWLREDFTGRLELWGIAADGPWPAAFARAAELYGWSFAAEPEAVCPGVDLPGTFEEYLAGLGKHDRHELRRKLRNFAAAGEAGFERLTGADAAEALPLLFALMRASREDKAAFLTAEMEAFFGALAAEFGGRGMLSLGVTRLDGRPAAVTLTFEDGETAYLYNSGYDPAFAALAAGLVSKAWALRDALERGLRRFDFLRGSEEYKRRLGGAPREVLRLRLEDRAGR, from the coding sequence ATGGACGAGTCGGAGGCTGCAGGGCCCGCGCCGCTGCCGCTGATTACGGCGGAGGAGTTCGAGGCGCTGGCTCCGGAGTGGGAGGCGCTGGCGCGGGAGGCGCCGGGGGCGACGCCGTTCCACCTGCCGGGCTGGCACCGGGCGTGGCTGCGGGTGTTCCGGCCGGCTGGGGAGGCGGTGTTCCTCTCGATCCGGCGCGAGGAGCGGCTGATCGGGGCGGCGGCGCTCGACCTTTCGCCTGCCGGCGCGCGGGAGCTGGGCGACCCGGAGGTGCGAGACTACGCCGGGCCGCTGGCCCTGCCGGGCGAGGAGGATGCCGTCGCGGCCGGCATCCTCGAGTGGCTGCGAGAGGACTTTACGGGACGGCTCGAGCTGTGGGGCATCGCGGCCGACGGGCCGTGGCCGGCGGCGTTCGCGCGGGCAGCCGAGCTGTACGGCTGGTCGTTCGCGGCCGAGCCGGAGGCGGTCTGCCCGGGGGTCGACCTGCCGGGGACGTTCGAGGAGTACCTCGCGGGGCTGGGCAAGCACGACCGCCACGAGCTGCGCCGGAAGCTGCGGAACTTCGCGGCGGCGGGTGAGGCCGGCTTCGAGCGGCTCACCGGGGCCGATGCCGCGGAGGCGCTGCCGCTCCTGTTCGCACTGATGCGGGCGAGCCGGGAGGACAAGGCGGCGTTCCTGACGGCGGAGATGGAGGCGTTCTTCGGCGCGCTCGCGGCGGAGTTCGGCGGGCGGGGGATGCTGTCGCTGGGCGTGACGCGGCTGGACGGCCGGCCGGCGGCGGTGACGCTGACCTTCGAAGACGGTGAGACGGCCTACCTGTACAACAGCGGCTACGACCCGGCCTTTGCGGCGCTGGCGGCGGGGCTGGTGAGCAAAGCGTGGGCGCTGCGCGACGCGCTGGAGCGGGGGCTGCGGCGGTTCGACTTCCTGCGGGGGAGCGAGGAGTACAAGCGGCGGCTCGGCGGGGCTCCCCGCGAGGTGCTGCGCCTGCGGCTGGAGGACCGGGCGGGGCGGTAG
- the tcuA gene encoding FAD-dependent tricarballylate dehydrogenase TcuA: MPLPAGSPGAAATYETDVLVVGGGIAGLSAAVEARQHGADVILIEKAPREHRGGNTRFADAQMRFPHEADAYGPRDYTADDMFDDLMRISRGRANRDLVRTLCDNARAAAEWLTALGLEWEAGYPHTAGYRRSPKAGGQGLVDLLYRRLEGLGGIVSYETAAVDLLLASGGGIAGVRARGPEGLIDLHARGGTILACGGFQASVEMRVRYLGRFSDALILRGSRYNTGEGLMMAIAAGAQPAGQWGDYHSAVLDARSPRIECGVTALYNYQMGIFVNREGRRFLDEGEDFRDHTYVRFSKHIVEQAGGQAWCIFDQKAFQREEFARAWRPVGPPLQSDTLEGLARQMDVPAENFLETVAAFNAAVQPGDYDLDRLDGKRTLGIYPPKSNWALPIDTPPYLAIPVTGGITFTFGGLKCDTSARVIDTRGQPLPGLYAAGEPMGEFFYDNYPGATSVIRGCVFGRIAGAHAASRARGG; this comes from the coding sequence ATGCCGCTCCCGGCCGGGTCGCCCGGCGCCGCCGCAACCTACGAAACCGATGTCCTCGTCGTCGGCGGGGGCATCGCCGGCCTCTCCGCCGCCGTCGAAGCCCGCCAGCACGGCGCCGACGTCATCCTCATCGAAAAGGCCCCGCGCGAACACCGCGGCGGCAACACCCGCTTCGCCGATGCCCAGATGCGCTTCCCCCACGAGGCCGACGCCTACGGCCCGCGCGACTACACCGCCGACGACATGTTCGACGACCTCATGCGCATCTCCCGCGGCCGCGCCAACCGCGACCTCGTCCGTACCCTCTGCGACAACGCCCGCGCCGCCGCCGAATGGCTCACCGCCCTCGGCCTCGAATGGGAGGCCGGCTACCCGCACACTGCCGGCTACCGCCGCAGCCCGAAAGCCGGCGGGCAGGGCCTCGTCGACCTCCTCTACCGCCGCCTCGAAGGCCTCGGTGGCATCGTCAGCTACGAAACCGCCGCCGTCGACCTCCTCCTTGCGTCCGGCGGCGGCATCGCCGGCGTCCGCGCCCGTGGCCCCGAAGGCCTCATCGACCTCCACGCCCGCGGCGGCACCATCCTCGCCTGCGGCGGCTTCCAGGCCAGCGTCGAAATGCGCGTCCGCTACCTTGGCCGCTTCAGCGACGCCCTCATCCTCCGCGGCAGCCGCTACAACACCGGCGAGGGCCTCATGATGGCCATCGCCGCCGGCGCCCAGCCCGCCGGCCAGTGGGGCGATTACCACTCCGCCGTCCTCGATGCCCGCTCGCCACGCATCGAATGCGGCGTCACCGCCCTCTACAACTACCAGATGGGCATCTTCGTCAACCGCGAGGGCCGCCGCTTCCTCGACGAAGGCGAAGACTTCCGCGACCACACCTACGTCAGGTTCTCCAAGCACATCGTCGAACAGGCCGGCGGCCAGGCCTGGTGCATCTTCGACCAGAAAGCCTTCCAGCGGGAGGAGTTCGCCCGCGCATGGCGCCCCGTCGGCCCGCCGCTCCAGTCCGATACCCTCGAGGGCCTCGCACGGCAGATGGACGTCCCGGCCGAGAACTTCCTCGAAACCGTCGCCGCCTTTAATGCCGCCGTCCAGCCCGGCGACTACGACCTCGACCGGCTCGACGGCAAGCGCACCCTCGGCATCTACCCGCCCAAGAGCAACTGGGCCCTCCCCATCGACACGCCGCCCTACCTCGCCATCCCCGTCACCGGCGGCATCACCTTCACCTTCGGCGGACTCAAGTGCGATACCTCCGCTCGCGTCATCGACACCCGCGGCCAGCCCCTGCCCGGCCTCTACGCCGCCGGCGAACCGATGGGCGAGTTCTTCTACGACAATTACCCCGGCGCCACGTCCGTCATCCGCGGCTGCGTCTTCGGACGCATCGCCGGCGCCCACGCCGCTTCCCGCGCCCGCGGCGGCTGA
- a CDS encoding helix-turn-helix transcriptional regulator, whose protein sequence is MGSPGWTFLTNHGHVLLCIARDPGIRLRDIAERVGITERAAQRIVADLIEAGYITRRRVGRRNSYQVHPEMPLRHPVEQAHSVGELFRLIEPPRNPAGRS, encoded by the coding sequence ATGGGCAGCCCGGGCTGGACCTTCCTCACCAATCACGGCCACGTGCTCCTCTGCATCGCCAGGGACCCGGGCATCCGCCTCCGCGACATCGCCGAGCGCGTCGGCATCACCGAGCGCGCCGCCCAGCGCATCGTCGCCGACCTCATCGAAGCCGGCTACATCACCCGCAGGCGCGTCGGCCGCCGCAACAGCTACCAGGTCCACCCCGAAATGCCCCTCCGCCACCCCGTTGAACAGGCGCACTCCGTCGGCGAACTCTTCCGCCTGATCGAGCCCCCGCGCAATCCCGCCGGGCGCAGCTGA
- a CDS encoding NAD(P)-dependent alcohol dehydrogenase produces the protein MRAARLHAYGQPLVVEEVPTPEPGPGQILVRVQGAGFCHSDLHVISGELPVLPRMPLILGHENAGVVEAVGPGVRAVAPGDPVVVFGGWGCGFCDSCVEGAEQLCATPGWVGLSNYDGGYAEYLLVPQERYLVKLAKLEPRAAAPLADAALTPYRAIRLARPYLQPDHAALVIGVGGLGQYGIKLLKLLAGVPVIAVDIDETKRAVARECGADHVLDGRDPEVLAQVQSLSGGGVTAAFDFVGSDATLELSLAATRPRGKVSQIGLAGGTAKLRVLQTVGFEVAFEATLWGTVKELREVVALAESGRLTPIDVVYRPLDEINQAKEELEHGRVGGRIVITP, from the coding sequence ATGCGGGCTGCGCGGTTGCATGCGTATGGTCAGCCGCTGGTGGTCGAGGAGGTTCCGACGCCGGAGCCCGGGCCGGGGCAGATCCTGGTCCGGGTGCAGGGTGCAGGGTTTTGCCACAGCGACCTGCACGTGATCAGCGGGGAGCTCCCGGTGCTGCCGAGGATGCCGCTCATCCTGGGGCACGAGAACGCCGGGGTGGTCGAGGCCGTTGGGCCCGGCGTCCGGGCGGTCGCTCCCGGGGACCCGGTGGTGGTGTTCGGCGGATGGGGCTGCGGGTTCTGCGATTCGTGTGTCGAGGGTGCGGAGCAGCTCTGCGCGACGCCCGGGTGGGTCGGACTTTCGAATTACGACGGCGGCTATGCCGAGTACCTGCTGGTGCCGCAGGAGCGGTACCTGGTGAAGCTCGCGAAGCTGGAGCCGCGGGCGGCCGCGCCGCTGGCGGATGCCGCGCTGACGCCCTACCGGGCGATCCGGCTGGCCCGGCCGTACCTGCAGCCGGACCATGCGGCGCTGGTGATCGGGGTCGGCGGGCTGGGGCAGTACGGCATCAAGCTGCTGAAGCTGCTGGCAGGCGTGCCGGTGATCGCTGTCGATATCGATGAAACGAAGCGGGCGGTGGCGCGGGAGTGCGGCGCGGACCACGTGCTGGACGGGCGCGACCCCGAGGTGCTGGCGCAGGTCCAGTCGCTGAGCGGCGGGGGTGTGACGGCTGCGTTCGACTTCGTGGGCAGCGACGCGACGCTGGAGCTGTCGCTGGCGGCGACGCGGCCGCGGGGGAAGGTTTCGCAGATCGGGCTGGCCGGGGGGACGGCGAAGCTGCGGGTGCTCCAGACGGTCGGTTTCGAAGTGGCGTTCGAAGCGACGCTCTGGGGAACCGTGAAGGAGCTGCGGGAGGTGGTTGCGCTGGCGGAATCGGGGCGGCTGACGCCGATCGACGTGGTGTACCGGCCGCTGGACGAGATCAACCAGGCGAAAGAGGAGCTCGAACACGGCAGGGTCGGCGGGCGGATTGTGATCACGCCCTGA
- the mnmA gene encoding tRNA 2-thiouridine(34) synthase MnmA translates to MARPRVVVGMSGGVDSSVAAALLAEQGYEVVGVTMRLWTEERPEEYRGHQQCCSIEDIDDARRVAGQLGIRHYVMNFEREFREHVVDRFVQEYAQGRTPNPCVRCNEHIKYRALMERLPALDAEYVATGHYARVAFDAASGRYRLLRGIDPAKDQSYVLYMLGQEQLRRLLLPIGGLTKAEVRAHAARLGLDVAAKPDSVEICFVPGNDYRAFVEARVQQEPGALVDESGAVIGQHRGIAAYTIGQRRGLGVAAGEPRYVTEIDAERNIVMIGPEEALFADMAEAVEVTWVAGEAPAPGERLEAKARYRAEPAPAVLVEAGPGRAVVRFERRQRALTPGQAIAFYRGDEVLGGGTIERAWRS, encoded by the coding sequence ATGGCACGTCCCCGGGTCGTGGTCGGGATGTCGGGCGGAGTGGACAGCTCCGTGGCGGCGGCGCTGCTCGCCGAGCAGGGCTACGAGGTGGTGGGCGTGACGATGCGGCTGTGGACGGAGGAGCGGCCGGAGGAGTACCGGGGCCACCAGCAGTGCTGCAGCATCGAGGATATCGATGATGCGCGGCGGGTGGCCGGGCAGCTGGGGATCCGGCACTACGTGATGAACTTCGAGCGGGAGTTCCGCGAGCACGTGGTGGACCGGTTCGTGCAGGAGTATGCGCAGGGGCGGACGCCGAACCCGTGCGTGCGCTGCAATGAGCACATCAAGTACCGGGCGCTGATGGAGCGGCTGCCGGCGCTTGACGCCGAGTACGTGGCGACGGGGCACTACGCGCGGGTGGCGTTTGATGCGGCGAGCGGGCGGTACCGGCTGCTGCGGGGGATCGACCCGGCGAAGGACCAGTCGTACGTGCTGTACATGCTGGGGCAGGAGCAGCTGCGGCGGCTGCTGCTGCCCATCGGAGGGCTGACAAAGGCGGAGGTGCGGGCCCATGCAGCACGACTGGGGCTGGACGTGGCGGCGAAGCCGGACAGCGTGGAGATCTGCTTCGTGCCGGGGAACGACTACCGGGCGTTCGTGGAGGCGCGGGTGCAGCAGGAGCCGGGCGCACTGGTCGACGAGAGCGGCGCGGTCATCGGGCAGCACCGCGGAATTGCGGCCTACACCATCGGGCAGCGGCGGGGGCTGGGCGTGGCGGCCGGGGAGCCGCGGTATGTGACGGAGATCGACGCGGAGCGGAACATCGTGATGATCGGCCCGGAGGAGGCGCTCTTCGCCGATATGGCCGAGGCGGTGGAGGTGACGTGGGTGGCGGGGGAGGCGCCGGCGCCGGGCGAACGGCTGGAGGCGAAGGCGCGCTACCGGGCGGAGCCGGCCCCGGCGGTGCTCGTGGAGGCCGGCCCGGGCCGGGCGGTGGTGCGGTTCGAGCGGCGGCAGCGGGCGCTCACGCCGGGGCAGGCGATCGCGTTCTACCGCGGCGATGAGGTGCTCGGCGGGGGGACGATCGAGCGCGCCTGGCGGAGCTGA
- the rsfS gene encoding ribosome silencing factor: MPSAVIPFLSPAAAGRSSRLSPETLAQRAVDVLSEHKALDIALIDISRTATFTYYFVIATAQSPLQFDALVEYLERDLGPQGVVLRHREGSPESGWVLLDFGDIIVHLFTADQRAYYRLEELWGRTSPVVRFAD; this comes from the coding sequence GTGCCATCGGCTGTGATACCATTCCTTTCGCCCGCAGCGGCGGGCAGGAGTTCGCGTCTGAGTCCCGAGACCCTCGCGCAACGCGCCGTCGATGTCCTCTCCGAGCACAAGGCGCTCGATATCGCGCTCATCGACATCTCGCGGACCGCGACGTTCACCTACTACTTTGTCATCGCCACGGCCCAGTCGCCACTCCAGTTCGACGCCCTCGTCGAATACCTCGAACGCGACCTCGGCCCGCAGGGCGTCGTCCTCCGCCACCGCGAAGGCTCACCGGAAAGCGGCTGGGTCCTCCTCGATTTCGGCGACATCATCGTCCACCTCTTCACCGCCGACCAGCGCGCCTACTATCGCCTCGAAGAGCTCTGGGGCCGAACCTCCCCGGTCGTCCGCTTCGCCGATTGA
- a CDS encoding crotonase/enoyl-CoA hydratase family protein gives MAEPVLYEERDGIAVVTLNRPGKLNTLNEAVIQGIADAIERATASAAVSAVVLRGAGRAFSAGYDLDPGADGVPWPRRFDAPHPEPRPGAWDPVRDLQFMGHNMRRFMTLWECPKPVIAQVHGYALGGATDLLLCADLIFMAEDAIIGYPPSRIYGTPTTMLWVYRLGLEHAKQFLLSGDQIDAPTAYRIGLVSHVYPAEELSERTEAYARRFRNIPANQLALNKLLINQAFENMGLRTTQLLGTLFDGITRHTEEALRWVESFREVGFRETIRRRDAPFGDYGERPREGQR, from the coding sequence ATGGCTGAACCGGTGCTCTACGAGGAACGGGATGGCATCGCCGTCGTGACGCTGAACCGGCCTGGGAAGCTGAACACGCTGAACGAGGCGGTGATCCAGGGGATTGCGGACGCGATCGAGCGGGCGACGGCGTCGGCGGCGGTTTCGGCGGTCGTGCTGCGCGGGGCCGGGCGGGCATTCTCGGCGGGGTACGACCTGGACCCGGGCGCCGACGGGGTGCCCTGGCCGCGGCGGTTCGATGCGCCGCACCCGGAGCCGCGCCCCGGGGCGTGGGACCCGGTCCGCGATTTGCAGTTCATGGGCCACAACATGCGGCGGTTCATGACGCTGTGGGAGTGCCCGAAGCCGGTTATCGCCCAGGTGCACGGCTATGCGCTCGGCGGGGCCACGGACCTGCTGCTCTGCGCCGACCTGATCTTCATGGCGGAGGACGCGATCATCGGCTACCCGCCGTCGCGCATCTACGGGACGCCGACGACGATGCTGTGGGTGTACCGGCTGGGGCTGGAGCATGCAAAGCAGTTCCTGCTTTCGGGCGACCAGATCGATGCGCCGACGGCCTACCGGATTGGGCTCGTTTCGCACGTCTACCCGGCGGAGGAGCTGAGCGAGCGGACGGAGGCGTACGCGCGGCGGTTCCGGAACATCCCGGCGAACCAGCTGGCGCTGAACAAGCTGCTCATCAACCAGGCGTTCGAAAATATGGGGCTGCGGACAACGCAGCTTTTGGGGACGCTGTTCGACGGCATCACGCGGCACACCGAGGAGGCGCTGCGGTGGGTCGAGAGCTTCCGGGAGGTGGGGTTCCGGGAGACGATCCGGCGGCGGGATGCGCCCTTCGGCGATTACGGGGAGCGGCCGCGCGAGGGGCAGCGCTGA
- a CDS encoding alpha/beta fold hydrolase produces the protein MEPESRWYTSQRLKLHYLTWGDEAKPPLILVHGTRDHARSWDRVAQALIDRFCVYAPDLRGHGDSDWAIGGNYSIIDYALDIHALGEAIGRAPYVIIGHSLGGGVALQYAGAFPEKVQKLVTIEGLGGLGWQRERRPAHQRMRQWVESMRELERRQLRTYLTLEDATRRMQEANRHLSPELARHLTEHGVRATQAGYTWKFDNYTHAGSPYEFNMEDARDLWNQIRCPMLIIWGRESWGTRPGGPPDLSAFHNYRAVEVEGAGHWVHHDQFERFMQLVNEFLGE, from the coding sequence ATGGAGCCGGAATCCCGCTGGTACACGTCGCAGCGGCTGAAGCTGCACTACCTGACCTGGGGTGACGAGGCGAAGCCGCCGCTCATCCTGGTCCACGGGACGCGGGACCATGCGCGCTCGTGGGACCGGGTGGCGCAGGCGCTCATTGACCGTTTCTGCGTGTATGCGCCGGACCTGCGCGGGCACGGCGATTCGGACTGGGCGATCGGGGGGAACTATTCGATTATCGACTACGCGCTGGATATCCACGCGCTGGGGGAGGCGATCGGGCGGGCGCCGTACGTGATCATCGGGCACAGTCTCGGGGGCGGGGTGGCGCTGCAGTACGCGGGGGCGTTCCCGGAGAAGGTGCAAAAGCTGGTGACGATCGAGGGGCTGGGCGGGCTCGGCTGGCAGCGGGAGCGGCGGCCGGCGCACCAGCGGATGCGGCAGTGGGTGGAGAGCATGCGCGAGCTGGAGCGGCGCCAGCTGCGGACGTACCTGACGCTGGAGGATGCGACCCGGCGAATGCAGGAGGCGAACCGGCACCTCTCGCCGGAGCTGGCGCGGCACCTGACGGAGCACGGGGTGCGGGCGACGCAGGCGGGCTACACGTGGAAGTTCGACAACTACACGCACGCGGGGTCGCCGTACGAATTCAACATGGAGGATGCGCGGGACCTCTGGAACCAGATCCGGTGTCCGATGCTGATCATCTGGGGGCGGGAGAGCTGGGGGACACGCCCGGGCGGGCCGCCAGACCTGTCGGCGTTCCACAACTACCGGGCGGTGGAGGTGGAGGGTGCGGGGCACTGGGTGCACCACGACCAGTTCGAGCGGTTTATGCAGCTGGTGAACGAGTTCCTGGGGGAGTAG
- a CDS encoding HAD-IA family hydrolase has translation MSRFRAAIFDIGGVLTHSPVTRIKEFCREHGIPDEVRVAIFAPEDGPWSRFERSEIPPEGFAELFDRHIAGIDTRATGKYFLEWFFQGFGERPEMVAVVRHLRGRVKLGSITNNVARDEPAHRRTSGIDVHSLFDVVVESAIVGVRKPEPRIYQIACEQLGIEPPEAVFLDDLGANLKGAKALGMHTIKVDETTRAIDELEEALGIPLPRL, from the coding sequence ATGAGCCGGTTTCGTGCAGCGATTTTCGATATCGGCGGGGTGCTGACGCACTCGCCGGTGACCCGCATCAAGGAGTTCTGCCGGGAGCACGGGATTCCCGATGAGGTGCGCGTGGCGATCTTCGCGCCGGAGGATGGGCCGTGGTCGCGGTTCGAGCGGAGCGAAATCCCGCCGGAGGGGTTCGCGGAGCTGTTCGACCGGCACATCGCCGGGATCGACACGCGGGCAACCGGGAAGTACTTCCTCGAGTGGTTCTTCCAGGGATTCGGCGAGCGGCCGGAGATGGTGGCGGTGGTGCGCCACCTGCGGGGCAGGGTGAAGCTCGGCAGCATCACGAACAACGTGGCGCGCGACGAGCCGGCCCACCGGCGGACGAGCGGCATCGACGTGCACAGCCTGTTCGATGTGGTGGTTGAATCGGCGATTGTGGGGGTGCGGAAGCCGGAGCCGCGGATTTACCAGATCGCGTGCGAGCAGCTGGGCATCGAGCCGCCGGAGGCGGTCTTCCTCGACGACCTCGGCGCGAACCTGAAGGGGGCGAAGGCGCTGGGGATGCACACGATCAAGGTTGATGAGACGACGCGGGCGATCGATGAGCTGGAGGAGGCGCTTGGCATTCCGCTGCCGCGGCTGTAG
- a CDS encoding MBL fold metallo-hydrolase, translating to MRQPFDIVFLGTGSPLPSPDRCGCGHVIVAGSQHILVDCGWGAARRILASGILPSAIDTAIFTHMHTDHITDFPDFLFLRWTSGARVPLRVYGPEGTGDMVEGFLHALRRDIGFRLAHHGDKLHPDGIVVEVTELSPSARPAPFFERDGLVLERFEVDHFPVVPAFGYRVRFDGRTAVLSGDTSFCESLLHAAAGADMLVCEALNTAMLRERIAALRAMGRDLQASLFEDIPSYHIDVSDVARLAQQAGVRQLVLDHLIPPVPNSGPEVDRFIAGMAERFRGPIRVARDTERIPVPGAPA from the coding sequence TTGCGACAGCCGTTCGATATCGTCTTCCTCGGCACCGGCAGCCCGCTCCCCAGCCCCGACCGCTGCGGCTGCGGCCACGTCATCGTCGCCGGCAGCCAGCACATCCTCGTCGACTGCGGCTGGGGCGCCGCCCGCCGCATCCTCGCCTCCGGCATCCTGCCCTCCGCCATCGACACGGCCATCTTCACCCACATGCACACCGACCACATCACCGACTTCCCGGACTTCCTCTTCCTCCGCTGGACGTCCGGCGCACGTGTGCCGCTCCGCGTCTACGGCCCCGAAGGAACCGGCGACATGGTCGAAGGCTTCCTTCACGCCCTCCGGCGCGATATCGGCTTCCGCCTCGCCCACCACGGCGACAAGCTCCACCCCGACGGCATCGTCGTCGAAGTCACTGAGCTCTCCCCCTCGGCCCGCCCTGCGCCCTTCTTCGAACGCGACGGCCTCGTCCTCGAACGGTTCGAAGTCGACCACTTCCCGGTCGTCCCGGCCTTCGGCTACCGCGTCCGCTTCGACGGCCGCACCGCCGTCCTGTCCGGCGATACCTCCTTCTGCGAAAGCCTCCTCCACGCCGCCGCGGGCGCCGACATGCTCGTTTGCGAGGCGCTCAATACCGCCATGCTCAGGGAGCGGATCGCCGCCCTCCGTGCGATGGGCCGCGACCTGCAGGCGTCCCTTTTCGAAGACATCCCCAGCTACCACATCGACGTGAGCGATGTCGCCCGGCTCGCGCAGCAGGCCGGTGTCCGCCAGCTCGTCCTGGACCACCTCATCCCGCCCGTCCCCAACAGCGGCCCCGAAGTCGACCGCTTCATCGCCGGCATGGCCGAGCGCTTCCGCGGCCCCATCCGCGTGGCCCGCGATACCGAACGCATCCCCGTCCCCGGAGCCCCCGCATGA
- a CDS encoding DinB family protein, with the protein MSHEEMFVASLRNRIRAMNTLWERAISDMTLEQLNHHERAGVLPIAFSFSHYIRSQDQSISAIFLGEPPLWQQGGWAAKVGVAVDALGREESVEQMEHQRFGDLDAWKAYQAEVIARTSRVLDTLTADRLAEVVLPQLPPNMQNIFCALVIGPGAPLRRLDVLECFVYQHGLRHMGEVEHGRALVGLGGMTS; encoded by the coding sequence ATGAGCCATGAGGAGATGTTCGTCGCCTCCCTGCGCAACCGCATCCGCGCTATGAACACCCTCTGGGAGCGCGCCATCAGCGATATGACCCTCGAACAGCTCAACCACCACGAGCGCGCCGGCGTCCTCCCCATCGCCTTCAGCTTCAGCCACTACATCCGCTCGCAGGACCAGTCCATCAGCGCCATCTTCCTCGGCGAGCCCCCGCTCTGGCAGCAGGGCGGCTGGGCCGCCAAAGTCGGCGTCGCCGTCGATGCCCTCGGCCGCGAAGAGTCCGTCGAGCAGATGGAACACCAGCGCTTCGGCGACCTCGACGCATGGAAGGCCTACCAGGCCGAAGTCATCGCCCGCACCAGCCGCGTCCTCGACACGCTCACCGCCGACCGCCTCGCCGAGGTCGTCCTCCCGCAGCTTCCACCCAACATGCAGAACATCTTCTGCGCCCTCGTCATCGGCCCCGGCGCGCCCCTGCGCCGCCTCGACGTGCTCGAATGCTTCGTCTACCAGCACGGCCTCCGCCACATGGGCGAAGTCGAGCACGGCCGCGCCCTCGTCGGCCTCGGCGGCATGACCTCCTGA
- a CDS encoding response regulator, with product MTGADTPARRILVIDDEPSVRSMLTRALAVWQFEAVAVPTAEEALARLRSGEQFACILLDLTMPGMGGEAALREIEALAPGTPVVLMSGYPRDDLARQGRHFLAKPFDLETLRTLLDRVGAA from the coding sequence GTGACCGGCGCAGATACGCCTGCCCGCCGCATCCTGGTCATCGACGACGAACCCAGCGTCCGCAGCATGCTCACCCGCGCGCTCGCCGTCTGGCAGTTCGAGGCCGTCGCCGTTCCCACCGCCGAGGAGGCCCTTGCCCGCCTCCGTTCCGGCGAACAGTTCGCCTGCATCCTCCTCGACCTCACCATGCCCGGTATGGGCGGCGAGGCAGCGCTCCGCGAAATCGAGGCCCTCGCACCCGGTACCCCTGTCGTCCTCATGAGCGGCTATCCCCGCGACGACCTCGCCCGGCAGGGTCGCCACTTCCTCGCCAAGCCGTTCGACCTAGAGACCCTCCGCACCCTCCTCGACCGGGTCGGCGCGGCCTGA
- a CDS encoding winged helix-turn-helix transcriptional regulator, with translation MSTEAHDVVDVSPYCPAFQHTVELIGRRWTGAIIRSLLAGSCRFSAILAAIPGLSDRLLAERLRELEAEGIITRTVYPEHPVRIEYRLTEKGRELERIVAAIDAWTARWFDPAAHGIEPRGPVG, from the coding sequence GTGAGCACCGAAGCGCACGACGTTGTCGACGTCAGCCCCTACTGCCCCGCCTTCCAGCACACCGTCGAGCTGATCGGCCGCCGATGGACCGGCGCCATCATCCGCTCGCTCCTCGCAGGCTCCTGCCGCTTCTCCGCAATCCTCGCCGCCATCCCCGGCCTCTCCGACCGGCTCCTCGCCGAACGGCTCCGCGAACTCGAAGCCGAAGGCATCATCACACGCACCGTCTACCCCGAGCACCCCGTCCGCATCGAATACCGCCTCACCGAGAAGGGGCGCGAACTGGAGCGGATTGTCGCCGCCATCGACGCCTGGACCGCCCGCTGGTTCGACCCGGCAGCCCACGGCATCGAACCCCGCGGACCAGTCGGCTAA
- a CDS encoding LysM peptidoglycan-binding domain-containing protein, with the protein MRTMLAGVVLAAFLAAACGGGGGPGGNPFGEPTATGTAPAGTPAGGSSPTASPAPASAASPTPTPNPDTYTVQEGDTLGAIAERFGITIADLVAANALADPDLIFPGQELRIPKPTAAPAPTPTP; encoded by the coding sequence ATGCGCACCATGCTTGCCGGCGTCGTCCTGGCCGCCTTCCTGGCGGCCGCATGCGGCGGAGGCGGTGGGCCCGGCGGCAACCCCTTCGGCGAACCAACCGCGACCGGCACCGCACCCGCAGGCACCCCGGCGGGTGGATCATCTCCCACCGCGTCGCCGGCCCCCGCTTCGGCGGCCAGCCCGACCCCAACGCCGAACCCCGATACCTACACCGTCCAGGAGGGCGACACCCTCGGCGCCATCGCCGAGCGGTTCGGCATCACCATCGCCGATCTCGTCGCCGCCAACGCCCTCGCCGACCCCGACCTCATCTTCCCCGGCCAGGAGCTCCGCATCCCCAAACCCACCGCCGCACCCGCCCCAACCCCCACCCCCTGA